A genome region from Sebaldella sp. S0638 includes the following:
- the ytvI gene encoding sporulation integral membrane protein YtvI produces the protein MYNYYKSALFKKALFFGRILLVFLLIFIAFKIAVFLSPFVLAILFSMVVTRIAKLLNLKLKLPKKISTAIALLIVFAFVVGLISLIVTKLILEIYSLSFNISTYAQEIKLWIDNFMNFMNRGTIILDKIPEQILNQLKGSVSDIISMATSKISVLLNNVLSFITSLPNVVIYFFVTVIATVFMSLDKQNIILFVEKQLPVSWLNKIYTLKNDLLSVVGGYLKAQAMLITICFFELLIGLNLFHFMGLNVQYPLTFAIIICAIDALPILGAGAFMIPWIVVSLIVKDFKMAVALLILYVIVTAVRQLLEPKLYSKNIGVHPLITLLSMYTGLKLAGFIGIIMGPAVVIILKNVFHEDLEKGFFKGIFGKKEKIETETENKSENENNTNA, from the coding sequence ATGTATAATTATTATAAAAGTGCATTATTTAAAAAAGCATTATTCTTCGGACGTATATTGCTGGTTTTTCTGCTTATATTCATAGCTTTCAAAATCGCAGTATTTCTTTCGCCTTTTGTACTTGCTATTCTCTTTTCCATGGTAGTTACCAGAATAGCAAAACTCTTGAACTTAAAGCTGAAACTGCCCAAAAAGATAAGTACCGCAATTGCTTTGTTAATTGTATTTGCATTTGTAGTAGGTCTTATTTCCCTGATTGTTACGAAACTGATACTTGAGATATACAGTCTTTCATTTAACATCAGTACTTATGCGCAGGAAATAAAGCTTTGGATAGATAACTTCATGAACTTTATGAACAGAGGAACTATAATTCTGGATAAAATTCCGGAACAAATATTAAATCAGCTGAAAGGCTCGGTAAGTGACATTATTTCCATGGCAACATCAAAAATAAGCGTTCTGCTTAATAATGTTCTGTCGTTTATCACTTCACTGCCAAATGTTGTTATTTACTTTTTTGTTACTGTTATAGCCACTGTTTTTATGAGTCTTGATAAACAGAATATAATTTTATTCGTAGAAAAGCAGCTTCCTGTTTCATGGCTGAACAAAATATATACACTAAAAAACGATCTTCTGTCTGTAGTAGGCGGTTATCTGAAAGCACAGGCTATGCTTATTACTATTTGCTTTTTTGAATTGCTTATAGGGCTTAATCTTTTCCACTTTATGGGCTTAAATGTACAGTATCCTCTTACATTTGCCATTATTATATGTGCAATAGACGCCCTGCCTATACTTGGCGCCGGGGCATTTATGATCCCATGGATAGTTGTATCCCTTATAGTAAAAGATTTTAAAATGGCTGTTGCTTTATTAATTTTATATGTTATTGTTACTGCAGTAAGACAGCTGCTGGAGCCGAAATTATACAGTAAAAATATCGGCGTACACCCTTTGATAACTCTTTTATCAATGTACACAGGACTGAAACTCGCTGGCTTTATTGGAATTATCATGGGTCCTGCTGTTGTTATCATATTGAAAAATGTATTCCATGAAGATCTGGAAAAAGGATTTTTTAAAGGGATATTCGGAAAAAAAGAAAAAATCGAAACTGAAACTGAGAATAAAAGCGAAAATGAAAATAATACAAATGCATAA
- the glmM gene encoding phosphoglucosamine mutase, giving the protein MARKYFGTDGIRGEANKDLTIDLVTDLGLALGYYLKKNNKKTTKPKIILGTDTRISGYMIRSALASGLTSMGIHIDFVGVLPTPGVSYLTRHLGADAGIMISASHNPVKDNGIKIFSQNGYKLPDEVEEEIEGLMEDRAELLKYQVSGDDLGRFKYVEDDMREYLNFLTSTLKTDFKGMKIVVDTANGAAYRVAPKIFHRLKADVTVINNIPNGKNINVNCGSTHPELLQEVVKVYKADLGLAYDGDADRLIAVDDKGNIVDGDLIISVIAKNFQDKGILNSNKLVTTVQSNMGFEKHLDKNGIGLIRANVGDRYVLEKMKEHGLNLGGEQSGHIIMLDYNTTGDGVLSSIQLVAAIKESGKKLSELVEDIKLWPQKLVNTVVSKEKKQTWTENKELMDFIKLKEKEIEGKGRILVRASGTEPLIRVMVEGETQETVDTYIEALVGKVKELLL; this is encoded by the coding sequence ATGGCTAGAAAATACTTTGGAACAGACGGAATCAGAGGGGAAGCAAATAAGGATCTTACTATAGATCTGGTTACGGATCTTGGACTGGCACTGGGCTATTATTTGAAAAAAAATAATAAAAAAACAACAAAACCAAAAATTATATTAGGAACAGATACCAGAATATCAGGATACATGATAAGATCAGCCCTGGCTTCGGGACTGACATCAATGGGAATTCATATTGATTTTGTGGGAGTGTTGCCTACACCGGGTGTTTCATATCTTACAAGACACCTTGGAGCAGATGCGGGAATAATGATTTCGGCTTCGCATAATCCGGTAAAGGATAACGGAATAAAGATTTTCAGCCAAAACGGCTATAAACTTCCCGACGAAGTGGAAGAAGAAATAGAAGGACTGATGGAAGACAGGGCAGAATTACTGAAGTATCAGGTTTCCGGTGATGATCTGGGGAGATTTAAATATGTGGAAGACGATATGAGAGAATATCTTAATTTTCTGACATCAACACTGAAAACAGATTTTAAGGGAATGAAAATAGTGGTAGATACTGCCAATGGAGCTGCTTACAGAGTTGCACCGAAAATTTTCCACAGATTAAAAGCTGATGTTACTGTTATAAATAATATACCTAACGGGAAAAATATAAATGTAAACTGCGGTTCTACGCATCCCGAGCTGTTACAGGAAGTGGTGAAAGTGTACAAGGCTGATCTCGGGCTGGCTTATGACGGGGATGCAGACAGATTAATTGCTGTAGATGACAAAGGAAACATAGTAGACGGAGATTTGATAATATCTGTTATTGCAAAAAACTTTCAGGACAAAGGAATACTTAACTCTAATAAATTAGTAACAACTGTACAGAGTAATATGGGATTTGAAAAGCATCTTGATAAAAACGGAATAGGACTTATAAGAGCCAATGTAGGAGACAGATATGTACTTGAAAAAATGAAAGAACATGGTCTGAATCTCGGCGGAGAGCAGTCAGGACATATAATTATGCTTGATTATAACACTACAGGAGACGGTGTCCTTTCTTCAATACAGCTTGTAGCTGCAATAAAGGAAAGCGGGAAAAAATTGAGCGAGCTTGTGGAAGATATAAAATTATGGCCGCAAAAACTGGTAAATACTGTAGTTTCAAAAGAGAAGAAACAAACATGGACTGAAAATAAAGAGCTTATGGATTTTATAAAGCTGAAAGAAAAAGAAATCGAAGGAAAAGGAAGAATACTGGTGAGAGCTTCCGGAACGGAACCTTTGATAAGAGTAATGGTAGAAGGGGAAACACAGGAAACAGTGGATACTTACATTGAGGCGCTGGTAGGTAAGGTAAAAGAACTGTTATTATAA
- a CDS encoding DUF4926 domain-containing protein — protein MEIGNRVVYIGEDNDVTTLKNGDTGTILLSHGDGYFEVEFLDEEGIVKVLETLNDEFLEKL, from the coding sequence ATGGAAATAGGAAACAGGGTAGTGTACATCGGCGAGGATAACGATGTAACGACACTTAAAAACGGGGACACAGGAACGATACTCTTGTCACACGGCGACGGGTATTTTGAAGTGGAGTTCCTTGATGAAGAAGGTATTGTGAAGGTGCTGGAAACATTAAATGATGAGTTTCTGGAAAAACTTTAA
- a CDS encoding class I SAM-dependent methyltransferase gives MHKEFANIYDVFMESVNYEDWYKYLRKYIKKAGTVLDLGCGTGEFLVRFSKDGFSSIGVDISEVMLEIAGDKTKESKDVELYQGDIRNFRAEKPVDYVVCNFDTVNYFDKFGDLEDFLLCSYENLKENGILIFDVVTEEIFEEMFENGVFLDEKENYLTIWRYNKEGENYIINIKLFIREKENLFRNYEEVHVKTIFDLEEIANKALETGFDIVDIKNDEEFGENRFFFILKK, from the coding sequence TTGCATAAAGAATTTGCAAATATTTATGATGTTTTTATGGAAAGCGTCAATTATGAAGACTGGTACAAATATCTCAGAAAATATATAAAAAAAGCAGGGACGGTTCTTGATCTGGGCTGTGGAACAGGTGAGTTTCTCGTGAGATTTTCCAAAGACGGATTTAGCAGTATCGGAGTGGATATATCTGAAGTTATGCTGGAAATAGCCGGGGATAAAACAAAAGAGTCCAAAGATGTGGAACTATATCAGGGAGATATCAGAAATTTCAGGGCTGAAAAGCCGGTGGACTATGTCGTCTGTAATTTTGACACAGTGAATTACTTTGATAAATTCGGTGATCTTGAGGATTTTCTGCTTTGTTCATATGAAAATCTAAAAGAAAACGGAATTTTGATATTTGATGTGGTAACAGAAGAGATATTTGAGGAAATGTTTGAAAACGGGGTATTTCTTGATGAAAAGGAAAATTATCTCACAATATGGCGGTACAATAAAGAAGGGGAAAACTACATTATAAATATAAAGCTTTTTATAAGGGAAAAAGAAAATCTGTTCAGGAATTATGAAGAAGTTCATGTAAAAACTATATTTGATTTAGAGGAAATAGCCAATAAGGCTCTTGAAACAGGATTTGATATAGTGGATATAAAAAATGACGAAGAATTTGGTGAAAACAGGTTTTTCTTTATATTGAAAAAATAA
- a CDS encoding AtpZ/AtpI family protein, protein MKNNEKAKKNKERQRTLKYMSVGMNMVYTLCTPMVLMGCLYYFVIEKKFGRHPLIFIIMIGIGLISGYYSFYKLVKEIGK, encoded by the coding sequence ATGAAAAATAATGAAAAAGCAAAGAAAAATAAAGAGAGACAAAGAACACTAAAGTATATGTCGGTGGGAATGAACATGGTTTATACGCTGTGTACACCCATGGTGCTGATGGGGTGTCTGTATTATTTTGTAATAGAAAAAAAATTCGGACGACATCCGCTGATATTCATAATTATGATAGGGATAGGGCTTATATCAGGGTATTACAGTTTTTATAAACTGGTGAAAGAAATTGGAAAATAA
- a CDS encoding ATP synthase subunit I encodes MLEYFSKDIIKMLKIAVVITAVLLLIGVIFQIKALYFACFLGCLVSIFNIISLYRDCQRIMYFPDKIKSKVYSQFFRRFIIYGIVLFIVGYITQKYEFGRLELNMLFCGLGLLNFKISMYLSMMFRSKKIGDDTV; translated from the coding sequence ATGTTAGAATATTTTAGTAAAGATATAATAAAAATGCTGAAAATAGCAGTGGTAATCACAGCAGTACTTTTACTGATAGGAGTGATCTTTCAGATAAAGGCACTATACTTCGCCTGTTTTCTCGGGTGTCTGGTGTCTATTTTCAATATAATATCTTTATACAGGGACTGTCAGAGAATAATGTATTTTCCTGACAAAATCAAATCAAAGGTCTACTCCCAGTTTTTTCGGAGATTTATTATCTACGGAATAGTGTTATTCATAGTAGGCTATATAACACAGAAATATGAATTCGGAAGACTGGAGCTAAATATGCTGTTTTGTGGTTTAGGACTGCTGAACTTTAAGATATCCATGTATCTGAGCATGATGTTTAGAAGTAAGAAAATAGGAGACGATACGGTATGA
- the atpB gene encoding F0F1 ATP synthase subunit A — MKKIMRVVGLLLGVMLVINLILWGLQYILPITYATPPLIEGPKIFWSLTIGGLVLNINQTIVTTWVVMIILIALLAIGTRNLSVENPTRFQVVLEMLYSFIENMFLANFGKYKKTFVSFITALFSFIFMCNLISFFLPFIPLVEKLPSGGYSVSPFLRSPTADMNTTVGLALLVVVIFLSCAIKTEGVTGYIKGLASPTPVLLVINVIGEIAKPINTSMRLFGNMFAGIIIMGLLYGLTINVAGHLFAFAPGWVAFLHLYFDLFTGTIQSFVFVVLSSVYISETLGDKDEEEELQLQAAH, encoded by the coding sequence ATGAAAAAAATAATGAGAGTAGTTGGGCTTTTGTTGGGAGTTATGCTGGTAATCAACCTTATACTATGGGGTTTACAGTATATATTGCCGATAACTTATGCAACACCTCCGCTCATAGAGGGGCCTAAAATATTCTGGTCGCTGACAATCGGCGGACTGGTATTAAATATAAACCAGACGATAGTAACGACATGGGTTGTAATGATAATTTTGATTGCTTTGCTGGCAATAGGAACAAGGAATTTAAGCGTGGAAAATCCTACCAGGTTTCAGGTAGTTCTGGAAATGTTGTATTCATTTATTGAAAACATGTTTCTTGCTAACTTCGGTAAATATAAGAAGACATTCGTATCGTTTATAACAGCGTTGTTTTCATTTATATTTATGTGTAACCTTATTTCGTTTTTTCTGCCGTTTATACCGCTTGTGGAAAAGCTTCCTAGCGGAGGATACAGTGTATCGCCGTTTTTGAGAAGCCCGACAGCTGATATGAATACGACGGTAGGACTGGCGTTGCTGGTAGTGGTAATATTCCTGTCTTGTGCAATAAAGACAGAGGGAGTAACAGGATATATAAAAGGTCTTGCATCACCGACACCGGTGCTTTTGGTAATTAACGTTATCGGAGAAATTGCAAAACCGATAAATACGTCTATGCGGCTTTTTGGTAACATGTTTGCCGGAATAATAATAATGGGACTGCTTTACGGACTGACAATAAACGTAGCTGGTCATTTATTCGCATTTGCCCCGGGATGGGTGGCGTTTTTACATCTTTATTTCGATCTTTTCACAGGAACAATACAAAGTTTTGTATTCGTGGTACTGTCATCGGTTTACATATCCGAGACACTTGGTGATAAAGATGAGGAAGAAGAACTGCAGCTGCAGGCGGCACATTAG
- the atpE gene encoding ATP synthase F0 subunit C yields MADIMQAAALLGAGVAMIGGIGAGVGQGFATGKAVEAVSRQPEAKQDILQVLFIGCAIAESTGIYSLVIAFLLIFMKG; encoded by the coding sequence ATGGCAGATATAATGCAGGCAGCAGCTTTATTAGGTGCAGGAGTAGCAATGATAGGTGGTATTGGAGCCGGAGTAGGACAGGGGTTCGCAACGGGAAAAGCAGTAGAAGCAGTATCAAGACAGCCTGAAGCTAAACAGGATATACTACAGGTATTATTCATAGGGTGTGCGATTGCCGAATCTACAGGTATTTATTCATTAGTTATAGCATTCCTTTTAATCTTCATGAAAGGATAA
- the atpF gene encoding F0F1 ATP synthase subunit B — MENGSNLITLDLSMLLQIINFLILVYVFWRLFGKKIGPILDERKKIVTSKLLEAEEERANARKATAEASELKREAKKRANEILIRAEISADERKEKILKEANQSREKMLTTAEIDIEKMKQSASKELQKEVSSLAVTLAEKILKENIDKDGDKIINNFIEEVGE; from the coding sequence ATGGAAAATGGATCAAATTTAATCACATTAGATCTTTCAATGCTTCTTCAAATTATAAACTTTCTGATCTTAGTTTATGTATTCTGGAGGTTATTTGGGAAAAAAATAGGACCGATTTTAGATGAGAGAAAGAAAATAGTTACCAGTAAATTGTTAGAAGCAGAGGAAGAAAGAGCCAATGCCAGAAAAGCAACCGCTGAAGCTAGTGAATTAAAAAGAGAAGCAAAAAAAAGAGCTAATGAAATACTCATAAGAGCTGAAATATCAGCAGATGAAAGAAAAGAAAAAATATTAAAAGAAGCTAATCAAAGCAGAGAAAAAATGCTTACGACAGCTGAAATAGATATAGAAAAAATGAAACAAAGCGCATCAAAGGAACTTCAGAAAGAGGTTTCCAGCCTTGCAGTTACGCTGGCTGAAAAGATACTTAAAGAAAATATAGATAAAGACGGAGACAAGATAATAAATAATTTTATTGAAGAAGTAGGAGAGTAA
- the atpH gene encoding ATP synthase F1 subunit delta — protein sequence MHEADIAKRYAEAVYGVAKEKDKVKEIYDMLNSLMELYINDSEFRNFMLHPLIENSEKKDFLGKIFTGADDIIMNIIDYLVDKNRIEIIKYIVSEYLKLYYLENNEVEVTGIFSKELSEEQYALLKSKLEKKVGKKIILKIKVDKDIIGGGIVKMGDQIIDGSIKRQIENIKNTF from the coding sequence ATGCATGAGGCAGATATAGCAAAACGATATGCTGAAGCAGTATATGGGGTTGCTAAGGAGAAAGATAAAGTAAAAGAAATATATGATATGCTGAATTCTCTTATGGAACTATATATAAATGATTCTGAATTTAGAAATTTCATGTTGCATCCGCTGATAGAGAATAGTGAAAAGAAAGATTTTCTGGGTAAAATTTTTACTGGAGCAGACGATATTATAATGAACATAATTGATTATCTCGTGGATAAAAACAGAATAGAGATAATAAAATACATTGTTTCCGAATATCTGAAACTTTACTATCTGGAAAACAACGAAGTAGAGGTTACTGGTATTTTCAGCAAAGAACTAAGCGAAGAACAGTATGCCCTGCTTAAGAGTAAATTAGAGAAAAAAGTAGGTAAAAAAATAATTTTAAAAATAAAAGTAGACAAAGATATTATTGGCGGTGGAATAGTGAAAATGGGAGATCAAATAATTGATGGCTCAATAAAACGTCAAATAGAAAATATAAAAAATACTTTCTAG
- the atpA gene encoding F0F1 ATP synthase subunit alpha: protein MKIRPEEVSKIIKTEIENYKTSLDIASVGTVVEVGDGIARVYGLQNAMQGELLEFPNNVMGMVLNLEENNVGAVLLGDFSLIKEGDTVRSTGRITQVPAGEAMLGRVVDPLGNPIDGKGPVEAAKFMETERKAYGIIDRQPVTEPLQTGIKAIDGMIPIGKGQRELIIGDRQTGKTAVAVDAIVNQKGNDVYCIYVAIGQKRSTVAGLHQKLIDSGAMEYTTIVAATASESASLQYLAPYAGVAMAEYFMEQGKHVLIVYDDLSKHAVAYREMSLLLKRPPGREAYPGDIFYLHSRLLERAAKLSDELGAGSITALPIVETQAGDVSAYIPTNIISITDGQIFLESDLFNAGFRPAINAGISVSRVGGSAQIKAMKQVASQVKLELAQYTELLAFAQFGSDLDKATRDQLNRGAKIMVVLKQPQYDPYPVEEQVVSFFAVTGGYLDAIEKENVTTFEKELLKSMRNNSDILTRIKEKKALDDGLKKELADFIKNFKDNFEQ from the coding sequence TTGAAAATTAGGCCAGAAGAGGTTAGCAAGATCATAAAAACAGAAATAGAGAATTACAAAACATCATTAGATATAGCAAGTGTAGGAACTGTGGTAGAAGTAGGAGACGGGATAGCGAGAGTATACGGACTTCAGAATGCCATGCAGGGAGAACTCCTTGAATTCCCCAATAATGTAATGGGAATGGTTCTTAACTTAGAAGAGAACAACGTAGGGGCTGTTCTCCTTGGTGATTTTTCACTTATAAAAGAAGGAGATACAGTAAGATCAACTGGAAGAATTACACAGGTTCCGGCAGGAGAAGCAATGCTTGGAAGAGTAGTAGATCCATTGGGAAATCCAATAGACGGCAAAGGACCTGTAGAAGCTGCAAAATTTATGGAAACTGAAAGAAAAGCTTATGGAATAATAGACAGACAGCCGGTAACAGAACCGCTGCAGACAGGGATAAAAGCAATAGACGGAATGATACCGATAGGAAAAGGACAAAGAGAATTAATAATAGGTGACAGACAGACAGGGAAAACTGCAGTTGCTGTAGATGCCATTGTTAATCAAAAAGGAAATGACGTTTACTGTATATACGTAGCAATAGGACAAAAAAGATCCACAGTAGCAGGACTGCACCAAAAGCTTATAGACAGCGGTGCTATGGAATATACTACAATAGTTGCAGCAACAGCATCTGAATCAGCTTCACTTCAATACCTTGCACCTTATGCAGGGGTAGCAATGGCTGAGTACTTTATGGAACAAGGGAAACACGTTTTGATAGTATACGATGATTTATCAAAGCATGCCGTGGCATACAGAGAAATGTCACTGTTATTAAAAAGACCGCCGGGAAGAGAAGCTTATCCCGGAGATATATTCTATCTTCACTCAAGACTTCTTGAGAGAGCGGCAAAGCTGAGCGACGAACTTGGAGCCGGGTCGATTACAGCCCTTCCGATAGTAGAAACTCAGGCAGGGGATGTATCTGCGTATATACCGACAAACATTATATCAATAACAGACGGACAGATCTTCCTGGAATCAGACTTATTTAATGCAGGATTCAGACCAGCGATAAATGCAGGAATATCAGTATCAAGGGTTGGAGGTTCCGCACAGATAAAAGCTATGAAACAGGTAGCATCACAGGTAAAACTGGAACTTGCACAATATACTGAATTACTGGCTTTTGCACAGTTCGGATCTGATCTGGATAAAGCTACAAGAGACCAGTTAAACAGAGGGGCTAAAATCATGGTGGTTCTTAAGCAGCCTCAGTATGATCCATACCCTGTAGAAGAACAGGTAGTTTCATTCTTTGCAGTTACAGGAGGATATCTTGATGCAATAGAAAAAGAAAATGTTACTACTTTTGAAAAAGAATTACTGAAAAGTATGAGAAATAATTCAGATATATTAACAAGAATAAAAGAGAAGAAGGCTCTTGATGACGGGCTTAAAAAGGAACTGGCAGATTTCATCAAAAATTTTAAAGATAACTTTGAACAGTAA
- the atpG gene encoding ATP synthase F1 subunit gamma, with product MSANMKEIKGRIESIKSTSQITNAMNVVSSTKFKKFQTLTLSTRKYAQAIEETLGNVAGSLKSVHHVLFDGKKEVKRIGVIMMTSDRGLCGSFNSNTFKELEKLVASYGEKGVKVSVIAVGRKSRDYCKRRGINVDAEYIQLIPETMFEKAKGISENIAEFYLSDIYDEVHIIYSKFISAIQYELKVEKLLPLERREAKTNKEYIFEPSIEAVLRSLLPKSLNIKIYQSLLENTASEHSARMTAMQSASDNAKDILDELTLDYNRVRQSIITQELTEIIGGSNALK from the coding sequence ATGTCAGCAAATATGAAAGAAATAAAAGGTAGAATAGAGAGCATAAAGAGTACCAGCCAGATTACCAACGCAATGAATGTGGTATCTTCTACAAAGTTTAAGAAATTTCAGACTTTGACATTAAGCACTAGAAAGTATGCGCAGGCTATAGAAGAAACACTGGGAAATGTGGCTGGAAGCCTGAAGTCCGTACATCATGTTCTTTTTGACGGAAAAAAAGAAGTAAAAAGAATTGGTGTAATCATGATGACTTCAGACAGAGGACTTTGCGGAAGCTTTAACAGCAATACCTTTAAAGAACTGGAAAAGTTAGTGGCAAGCTATGGGGAAAAAGGCGTAAAAGTTTCTGTAATAGCTGTAGGGAGAAAATCAAGAGATTATTGTAAGAGAAGAGGAATAAATGTAGATGCGGAATATATACAGCTGATTCCTGAAACAATGTTTGAAAAGGCAAAAGGAATAAGTGAGAATATAGCCGAATTTTATCTGAGCGACATATATGATGAAGTGCATATTATTTATTCTAAATTTATATCTGCAATACAATATGAATTAAAGGTGGAAAAACTGCTTCCTTTAGAGAGAAGAGAAGCAAAAACCAATAAGGAATATATATTTGAACCTTCAATAGAAGCTGTTTTAAGAAGTTTACTTCCTAAAAGCTTAAATATAAAGATATACCAGTCATTACTGGAAAATACAGCAAGTGAACATTCAGCAAGAATGACTGCAATGCAGAGTGCAAGTGATAATGCCAAGGACATACTGGATGAATTGACATTAGATTATAACAGAGTAAGACAGTCGATTATTACACAGGAGCTTACTGAAATAATTGGCGGATCAAATGCCTTAAAATAG
- the atpD gene encoding F0F1 ATP synthase subunit beta, which produces MENKGTLLQIIGPVIDARFEEQLPAIYNALVIKFEDGKQLVAEVQQHLGNNVVRAVAMDGTDGLKRGLEVIDTGSPIKVPVGRETLGRIFNVLGEVVDKGPAVKAEEYHSIHREAPSFEEQGTGTDILETGIKVVDLLAPYLKGGKIGLFGGAGVGKTVLIQELINNIAKGHGGLSVFAGVGERTREGRDLYNEMKESGVIDKTALIYGQMNEPPGARLRVGLTALTMAEYFRDREGQDVLLFIDNIFRFTQAGSEVSALLGRMPSAVGYQPNLATEMGTLQERITSTKKGSITSVQAVYVPADDFTDPAPATTFSHLDATTVLSRSISSLGIYPAVDPLESTSRILEPEIVGVEHYNTAREVQRLLQRYKELQDIIAILGMDELSDEDKLTVNRARKIQRFFSQPFHVAEQFTGLEGKYVPLKETIRGFKEILEGKHDSLPEQAFLFVGTIEEAEAKARELVGE; this is translated from the coding sequence GTGGAAAATAAAGGAACTTTATTACAGATAATAGGACCGGTAATTGATGCAAGGTTTGAGGAACAGCTTCCTGCAATATATAATGCGTTAGTTATAAAATTCGAAGATGGAAAACAGCTGGTTGCAGAAGTTCAGCAGCATTTGGGAAACAACGTTGTGAGAGCGGTTGCCATGGACGGAACAGACGGATTAAAAAGAGGACTGGAAGTAATAGATACCGGAAGTCCTATAAAAGTACCGGTAGGTAGAGAAACATTAGGAAGAATATTTAATGTTCTTGGTGAAGTAGTGGATAAAGGACCGGCTGTAAAAGCTGAGGAATATCACTCTATTCACAGAGAAGCTCCTAGTTTTGAAGAGCAGGGAACAGGAACAGATATTTTGGAAACAGGAATCAAAGTAGTAGATCTGCTTGCTCCTTATCTAAAAGGTGGAAAAATCGGACTGTTCGGAGGAGCCGGAGTAGGTAAAACAGTATTAATTCAGGAACTGATTAATAATATAGCAAAAGGTCACGGAGGACTTTCGGTATTTGCCGGAGTCGGGGAAAGAACAAGAGAAGGAAGAGACCTTTATAACGAAATGAAAGAAAGCGGCGTTATAGATAAAACAGCTTTGATATACGGACAAATGAACGAACCGCCGGGTGCAAGACTAAGAGTAGGTCTTACAGCGCTTACAATGGCAGAATACTTCAGAGACCGTGAAGGTCAGGACGTGTTACTATTTATAGATAACATATTCAGATTTACACAGGCAGGATCGGAAGTTTCGGCACTATTGGGAAGAATGCCTTCTGCGGTTGGTTATCAGCCAAACCTGGCAACTGAAATGGGAACACTTCAGGAAAGAATAACATCTACGAAAAAAGGATCGATAACATCGGTTCAGGCTGTATATGTACCGGCGGATGACTTTACAGATCCGGCACCAGCTACTACATTCTCGCATTTGGATGCGACTACAGTATTATCAAGAAGTATTTCATCACTTGGAATCTACCCTGCGGTAGACCCGCTTGAGTCGACTTCGAGAATTCTTGAGCCTGAAATAGTAGGTGTAGAACACTATAATACAGCAAGAGAAGTACAGAGACTTCTTCAAAGATATAAAGAATTACAGGATATAATAGCTATCTTGGGTATGGATGAATTATCTGACGAAGATAAACTAACAGTAAACAGAGCAAGAAAAATACAGAGATTTTTCTCTCAGCCGTTCCACGTAGCAGAGCAGTTTACAGGTCTGGAAGGAAAATATGTTCCTTTGAAAGAAACAATCAGAGGATTTAAGGAAATACTGGAAGGAAAACATGATAGTCTGCCGGAGCAAGCATTTTTATTCGTCGGAACTATTGAGGAAGCAGAGGCTAAGGCTAGAGAATTGGTAGGTGAATAA
- the atpC gene encoding ATP synthase F1 subunit epsilon has protein sequence MAKSFSIEAITPSGTAFSTTAEFLKLRTVNGDIGIMADHMPLVTELSYGEMIVKQEKGSEMRYYIDGGFMEVNKERVLILGDEIIESSQIDIERAQREKEIEESKLSKLKEEEDIAKANKKIQENLMKIKIGSR, from the coding sequence ATGGCAAAATCTTTTAGTATAGAAGCTATAACACCATCAGGAACAGCTTTTTCCACTACTGCCGAATTTCTGAAATTAAGAACCGTAAACGGAGATATAGGGATAATGGCAGATCATATGCCTTTGGTTACCGAGCTGAGCTATGGTGAAATGATAGTAAAGCAGGAAAAGGGCAGTGAAATGCGTTACTATATTGACGGTGGATTTATGGAAGTCAATAAAGAGAGGGTTCTTATCCTTGGTGATGAAATTATAGAATCTAGTCAAATTGATATAGAAAGAGCACAAAGGGAAAAAGAAATCGAAGAATCGAAATTGTCTAAGCTAAAAGAGGAAGAAGATATAGCTAAGGCTAATAAAAAGATTCAGGAAAATCTTATGAAAATAAAAATAGGAAGCAGATAA